In Primulina eburnea isolate SZY01 chromosome 3, ASM2296580v1, whole genome shotgun sequence, one DNA window encodes the following:
- the LOC140827674 gene encoding uncharacterized protein: protein MAAVFERTENWGSRKWGCCVFLSIMVIHGFAILLFTRGFLLTRSELSQYSQCGDVLQSPCFPPQQNGSACWNRPAVNRLVIIVLDALRFDFVAPSTFFPEKKPWMDKLQVLHEYASQNQSTAKIFKAIADPPTTSLQRLKGLTTGGLPTFIDVGNSFGAPAIVEDNLIYQMVQNGKRVVVMGDDTWVQLFPDHFVSSYPFPSFNVKDLHTVDNGCITNLLPSLYEDNWDVLIAHFLGVDHAGHIFGVDSVPMVEKLQQYNEIIKEVVGVLENESRPGGLHENTMLVVMGDHGQTLNGDHGGGTAEEVETAIFALSLKKPPTPQQAAVDSSSCKLDTHEKKICIYSIQQLDFAVTISALLGLPFPFGSIGRVDSELFSLAGSAWDMPHSMPCSDQRASEVDTWMQNYVNVLCINSWQVKKYIDVYSSLSLIGFSDKDLLHVSELYAKAQELWALTSKNSSIDKSQGCFASLPSVKKQIDAYSLFLSSVAELARSSWTEFNLKIMGIGFGIMLCSIFLHSFFIKRLEKLCELHSQFCGDLKSFFGVNFAIILVLIRACSFLSNSYILEEGRVAGFLLATIVILQLRCAAMKKMRLIEALVLCILLPLIRIGIELGQLKQAVSSLFLKLDPSKTTGIGDDSPIWVHVSEILPVFSLIVLAFLQYKSIAYFSQGILKYVTIGTLFNLILIPLHWASESSMVNLQMVPEIMKGNSIPRVTYAAGLLQLSLVAISVLLDRKRTSNWEERTVVKALALLSVWSPTIIVLSGKQGPLVFLAFFIGGWCLTRLMTLEQRADKSCSGSSISYALPVTQWSLFSVCMFFSTGHWCAFDGLRYAAAFIGFDEFNLIRQAILLTIETFGFSHILPICGLPLLVATQKGQSKQVFSMRLCQVYLIYGLISAVTFTFTMLCVTIHRRHLMVWGLFAPKFVFDTVGLVLIDLMIFLSSLYYIM, encoded by the exons ATGGCGGCTGTATTTGAGAGGACAGAGAATTGGGGTAGCCGAAAATGGGGTTGCTGCGTCTTCCTAAGTATAATGGTGATTCACGGATTCGCCATTTTGTTGTTTACGCGAGGTTTCCTTCTTACTCGCTCCGAGCTCTCTCAGTATAGCCAATGCGGTGACGTTCTCCAGTCTCCCTGCTTTCCTCCACAGCAAAATGGAAGTGCTTGTTGGAACAGACCTGCAGTAAATCGCCTTGTTATTATCGTTCTTGATGCTCTAAG GTTTGATTTTGTCGCTCCAAGTACATTTTTTCCAG AGAAGAAACCATGGATGGATAAGTTACAGGTTCTTCATGAATATGCTAGTCAGAACCAATCTACGGCCAAAATTTTCAAGGCTATAGCAGACCCGCCTACCACCAGTTTGCAGCGTCTAAAG GGCTTGACCACTGGTGGACTTCCAACGTTTATCGACGTAGGAAATAGCTTTGGTGCACCAGCAATTGTTGAAGATAACTTGATATATCAG ATGGTTCAAAATGGAAAGCGAGTAGTAGTGATGGGGGACGACACATGGGTGCAATTATTTCCTGACCATTTTGTCTCATCCTATCCCTTCCCATCATTTAATGTTAAAGATCTTCACACG GTGGACAATGGGTGCATCACAAACTTGCTTCCTTCCCTATATGAAGATAATTGGGATGTATTGATAGCTCATTTTCTAGGTGTG GATCATGCTGGGCACATATTTGGTGTTGACTCTGTCCCAATGGTCGAAAAGTTGCAGCAGTACAACGAAATCATAAAG GAAGTGGTTGGAGTGCTGGAGAACGAAAGTAGACCAGGTGGATTACATGAAAATACAATGCTTGTTGTCATGGGTGATCACGGGCAAACCTTAAATGGTGATCATGGTGGAGGCACTGCTGAAGAG GTGGAAACAGCGATTTTTGCACTGAGTTTAAAGAAGCCTCCAACTCCTCAGCAAGCGGCAGTTGATAGTTCGTCATGCAAATTAGACACG CATGAAAAGAAGATTTGCATTTACTCCATTCAACAG CTTGATTTTGCAGTCACAATTTCTGCTCTTCTTGGTCTTCCCTTTCCTTTTGGAAG CATTGGGCGAGTTGACTCGGAACTGTTTTCCTTAGCTGGAAGTGCATGGGATATGCCACACTCAATGCCTTGCAGTGATCAAAGGGCATCAGAAGTTGACACTTGGATGCAAAATTATGTTAACGTGCTCTGCATTAATTCTTGGCAG GTAAAAAAATACATTGATGTCTACTCATCTTTGTCATTAATTGGATTTTCGGACAAAGATTTGTTGCATGTCTCAGAGCTGTATGCTAAGGCGCAAGAGCTTTGGGCACTCACTTCAAAGAATTCTTCAATTGACAAGAGTCAGGGATGTTTTGCATCATTGCCTTCGGTCAAAAAGCAGATTGATGCATATTCGCTGTTTTTGTCAAGCGTTGCTGAACTAGCACGATCCAGCTGGACTGAGTTTAATCTGAAGATAATGGGCATAGGTTTCGGCATCATGCTGTGTTCGATTTTTCTGCATTCTTTTTTCATCAAGAGATTGGAAAAGCTATGTGAACTTCATTCTCAATTCTGCGGTGATCTTAAGAGTTTCTTTGGAGTGAATTTTGCTATTATTTTGGTGCTGATTCGTGCATGCAGTTTTCTTTCTAACAGTTACATTT TGGAAGAAGGCAGAGTCGCTGGTTTTCTTTTGGCAACTATTGTAATTCTTCAGTTACGCTGTGCAGCAATGAAAAAGATGAGGTTAATTGAA GCACTTGTTCTTTGTATTTTACTTCCTTTGATCAGAATTGGCATCGAACTCGGGCAATTGAAGCAGGCTGTCAGTTCTTTGTTCTTAAAGTTAGATCCTTCAAAGACGACAGGAATTGGCGACGACTCTCCGATATGGGTGCATGTGTCTGAAATTCTGCCAGTATTTAGTTTAATAGTTTTGGCATTTCTGCAATACAAGAGCATTGCTTACTTCTCTCAGGGGATCTTGAAGTATGTTACTATAGGAACTTTATTTAACCTTATACTCATACCCTTACATTGGGCTTCAGAGAGCAGCATGGTAAATCTGCAAATGGTGCCTGAGATTATGAAAGGAAACTCCATTCCTCGGGTGACCTATGCTGCTGGACTACTGCAATTGTCATTAGTTGCCATTAGTGTACTCCTTGATAGGAAGAGAACTTCTAATTGGGAAGAAAGAACAGTTGTTAAAGCATTGGCCTTGTTGTCGGTATGGAGTCCAACTATCATCGTTCTATCCGGAAAACAAGGCCCCTTGGTTTTCTTAGCATTTTTTATTGGAG GATGGTGTTTGACCAGGTTGATGACATTGGAACAGAGGGCAGATAAATCTTGTTCTGGATCTTCGATTTCTTATGCACTTCCCGTCACCCAATGGAGCCTTTTTTCTGTATGCATGTTTTTCAGTACAGGTCATTG GTGTGCTTTTGATGGCCTTAGATATGCTGCTGCATTTATTGG GTTTGATGAATTCAACCTTATCCGTCAAGCTATTCTTCTTACCATCGAGACATTTGGTTTTTCTCACATTTTACCTATATGTGGGCTTCCGCTTCTTGTTGCTACACAGAAGGGGCAGAGCAAACAAGTATTTTCTATGAGATTGTGCCAA